Within Alteromonas sp. LMIT006, the genomic segment ATGCGGCAAAAACTAATAAACGCAGTATCAATAGCGAAATTCTTGAATGCCTTGAAACGACGTACATGTCTAACAAAAAAAGTAAAGTCCAAGCACTATTAGCTAGGTTAGAAAGTTTACACACAGAAAACGAGAGCACTATTTCAATTGAACAAATTGTCAATGACGTGAGAGAGGCTCGCGAGCGATGAGTGTGATTGATACAAACACACTCATTGCATTGACAATTGCAAAAGGCGCAAAACGATTGGATATAGGCCAATTTCAGGATGAAGAATGCATTGCTCCTACCCTTTGTAAAACTGAATTTGTGCATGTTTTACTTAAATATTTGAAAGCAAATTTAATCAGCTATCAACAAGCGGAAGTAGCAATTGAAACTATGCTGGCTATAATTAAATTTGATTGTTTTTCCCGACCAGAAGATATTCTTGCGCTAGCAAAGACATTTAAGATTACCGCTTACGATGCTGAATTTGTTTCGCTTGCCATCGAAAGGGATACTCAACTGGTTACCTTTGATAAAGCCTTACTAAATACCTTTCCTGATATCTGCAAAAAGCCCATTCAATAGTTAACATTAAGCAAAAAAAGCCCCCAAGCTTTCGCCTGAGGGCTAAAAGGTTCCGTTAGTTAGTAGGCCGTTGGAACCTTTCATGCTGGCAATTGCTACCAAAGCTCAGCACGGAGGGTTAAAACCTGTTTTCTTTAAAAGTTCTTAAGCAAGTAATCGAAGGCCGCCAAACTGGCTTTAGAGCCTTCGCCCATCGCAATGATGATTTGCTTATAAGGCACGGTCGTGACATCACCACAAGCAAAGATCCCCGGCGCGGAGGTTTCACCTTTTTCATTGATGACCACCTCACCGTATGGCGTCAACTCTACTACACCTTTTAACACTTGCGAGTTAGGCACCAAACCGATTTGGACAAAGATACCGTCTAACGCTTGTTGCTTAATCTCGCCAGTTTCACGCTCTTCATACTCAATTGCGCTGACCTTGCCATTAGTTGCCAATACTTGCTTGGTCGCGGCGTTCTTCACAACAGTAATGTTGTCGCGTTTGGCCATCTGGTCAACCAAAACCTGGTCAGCTTTTAGCTCAGGTAAGAACTCATAGACAGTCACTGATTTTACAATGCCGGACAAATCTAAAGCAGCTTCCACACCGCTATTACCGCCACCAATAACAGCCACATCTTTGCCTTTATAAAATGGACCATCACAATGTGGGCAATAAGCCACGCCATTACCAATGTTTTCTTTTTCGCCAGGAACATTGAGCTCTCTCCAGTTTGCGCCCGTTGCCACAATCAGGGTTTTGGTTTCAATGATTTCTCCGCTCGAAAGCGTGAGCTTTTTGATATCCCCTTGCTCAATCTGCGTCACACGTAAATGTTCTTTGAGCGTGATATCATAGTCATTCAAGTGATCCATCATCGCGCCGGTCAACTTGGGGCCTGTGGTGGATGACACTGAAATCAAGTTTTCTATGCCCATGGTTTCTTTGACCTGACCACCGAATTTCTCAGCAATCACAGTCACAGCAAGGCCTTTACGCGCGGCATAAATAGCTGCTGCCACACCCGCTGGGCCTCCACCTAGCACAGTCACATCTTGTAGGGGCAACTGCTCGGCTGGCTGAGCTTTACTTGCCAGTTCAGGTTCAAATTCCTGTAACTTACTGACTAATACCGCAGTGTCTACTTTGCCATTTGCAAATACCTGACCGTTAAGTAAAACGGTTGGCACGCCTTGAATATTGTTTTGCTCAATGAGTTCTGGATACAACCCACCGTCGATCATTTCACTGCTGATGTTTGGATTTAACAACGCAAACTGATTGAGCGCCTGTACCACATCTGGACAGTTGTGACAGCTTAAAGAGACATAGACTTCAAACTGTAATGGGCTCTCCACGGCCTTAATGATTTGTTGAATACCGCTGTCTAATTTCATGTCTGTGCCGGTTGCATGTAGCATCGCGAGCACTAGAGAGTTAAATTCATGTCCCGATGGAATGCCGGAGAAAATAATCCCAGTCGGTTCATCGTTGACGTACAACGCAAACGAAATCGGACTGCGCAGTTCTGCCACATCGCGCTCGACTAAACTTAATTTGTCATTCACAGAGGCAATGTCGCTTAAAAAAGTTTTGAGTTCATCACGCTTTTCGTGCTCGCCAACCTGTAACACAAATGATAGCGGCGCATTCATGTTTTGCGTGTATTGTGTCAATGCTTGTTTGATTTCTGGAGTAATCATTTGTTTTGGTCCTTAAATATGAGCCAGTAGGTTGAGAGATTGGGGAAGGCACATGCCCTCCCCGTTCTGTCGTAGGGTACTTGTGATTTATTTAGATTTTGCCAACTAAGTCTAAGCTTGGTGCAAGGGTTGCTTGACCTTCTTCCCATGCCGCTGGACATACTTCGCCGTCGTGGTTTGCTACATACTGAGCAGCTTTCACTTTACGCAATGTATCTTTTGCAGAACGACCAATGCCTAGGTCGTGGATTTCAGCAACCTTGATAACACCTTCAGGGTTAACTATGAAAGTACCGCGCAATGCTTGGCCAGCTTCTTCGATCATGATGTCAAAACCACGAGTGATCGCACCAGTAGTGTCACCTAACATTGGGTAAGTGACCTTGCTGATTGCTTCTGAGTTTTCATGCCACGCTTTGTGGACAAAGTGTGAGTCAGTTGATACTGCGTATACCTCAACACCCAATTCTTTTAATTCACCGTAAACATTTTGCATGTCTTCTAGTTCAGTTGGACATACAAAGGTGAAGTCTGCTGGGTAGAATAAGAATACAGACCATTTGCCTTTTACATCCGTTTCAGAATTGATGGTGACAAAATCTTTTTCGCCAGGCACAAATGCTTGCGTTTCAAATTGAGGGATAGTTTGGTTAATTTTAGCCATTTTAATAATCCTTAAAGTAAAAAAATAAAGTTTGTTATTACAAATCGTTCGTTGGAATTTTTTTAACCTCTCCGCTGAACTTGGATATAGTATGGCTCTCTTTTTTGAACATTTAAAATGAATGATTTAGATTACCAAAATCTAAAAAATTGATTAAAATAATAAGCAGGTACACCAAACCTGCTGAGCTATTTCTAGCATGATCAGGCTCTTAAACGATATGAAAGATTAGTGAAGTTCGTTCGAGTGGTCTTTAGTTTGGAAACGATGAAACACTATTAATTTAATGTGGAAAAAAAGTAGACCCCACGTTCTTCGTGTCTTGTTAATGCCCCTAAAGCCAAAAGATAATTAACATGCGCATAAGCTTCAGCGATCGCAAAAAACATCCCGTGCTCATTCAATTCCCGTGCAAACAAATGCGGCAAAATTTCCACAATGGTCTGTGGCGTTTGACATACCGTTCGCAGTGTATCCAAATGGGCATGATGATGTGCTTTTAACTCTTGAATACGCGTATGAATACCAACGAAGGGTTGCCTATGGGATGGCAACACTAAAGTCTCTGGATGACAATGTGAGAAGTTATCTAAACTGGTCAAATACCCTGCTAGAGGATTGCTATCTGGCTGGGTGGAATAACTGCCAATATTTGGCGTGATTTCAGGCAAAATCTGATCCCCGGCAATCAACACCCGACGCTCATCGCAATACAGACTGATATGCTCAGGAGAGT encodes:
- a CDS encoding Arc family DNA-binding protein, which translates into the protein MLTIHKDMPTYTLKNLSPELHQALQNAAKTNKRSINSEILECLETTYMSNKKSKVQALLARLESLHTENESTISIEQIVNDVREARER
- a CDS encoding type II toxin-antitoxin system VapC family toxin, which produces MSVIDTNTLIALTIAKGAKRLDIGQFQDEECIAPTLCKTEFVHVLLKYLKANLISYQQAEVAIETMLAIIKFDCFSRPEDILALAKTFKITAYDAEFVSLAIERDTQLVTFDKALLNTFPDICKKPIQ
- the ahpF gene encoding alkyl hydroperoxide reductase subunit F gives rise to the protein MITPEIKQALTQYTQNMNAPLSFVLQVGEHEKRDELKTFLSDIASVNDKLSLVERDVAELRSPISFALYVNDEPTGIIFSGIPSGHEFNSLVLAMLHATGTDMKLDSGIQQIIKAVESPLQFEVYVSLSCHNCPDVVQALNQFALLNPNISSEMIDGGLYPELIEQNNIQGVPTVLLNGQVFANGKVDTAVLVSKLQEFEPELASKAQPAEQLPLQDVTVLGGGPAGVAAAIYAARKGLAVTVIAEKFGGQVKETMGIENLISVSSTTGPKLTGAMMDHLNDYDITLKEHLRVTQIEQGDIKKLTLSSGEIIETKTLIVATGANWRELNVPGEKENIGNGVAYCPHCDGPFYKGKDVAVIGGGNSGVEAALDLSGIVKSVTVYEFLPELKADQVLVDQMAKRDNITVVKNAATKQVLATNGKVSAIEYEERETGEIKQQALDGIFVQIGLVPNSQVLKGVVELTPYGEVVINEKGETSAPGIFACGDVTTVPYKQIIIAMGEGSKASLAAFDYLLKNF
- the ahpC gene encoding alkyl hydroperoxide reductase subunit C, which produces MAKINQTIPQFETQAFVPGEKDFVTINSETDVKGKWSVFLFYPADFTFVCPTELEDMQNVYGELKELGVEVYAVSTDSHFVHKAWHENSEAISKVTYPMLGDTTGAITRGFDIMIEEAGQALRGTFIVNPEGVIKVAEIHDLGIGRSAKDTLRKVKAAQYVANHDGEVCPAAWEEGQATLAPSLDLVGKI